From Populus trichocarpa isolate Nisqually-1 chromosome 19, P.trichocarpa_v4.1, whole genome shotgun sequence, a single genomic window includes:
- the LOC127904807 gene encoding uncharacterized protein LOC127904807, with translation MGGSAAISLSLLCLGPERKVKCYNGYFVNGYVFHTEEYGHGRKTYNSGVCIKGSTSSEFEVDYYGRLEEVIELQYHSEQNRVFLFKCYWYDTTDRGIRVDPHYGLVEINSKARHRNVNDVFVFAKQCQQVYYTYTPSFRKDRSRVDWLSVLKTKPKGRVEVVQDENEDTSVIDEVFQASELVEPYRVAPSIDLEENSNFRVFNDSLVDVDAEELNVVLSSTSGKKNVVEEDDNEIEECDEADDNNSMEDEDENSD, from the coding sequence atgggaggtagtgctgctatttcactgtctttactatgtctgggccctgaaagaaaagtcaagtgctataatggatattttgtcaatggatatgtctttcatactgaagaatacgggcatggaagaaagacatacaacagcggtgtttgtattaagggatcgacttctagtgagtttgaagttgactactacggtagattggaagaggtcatcgaactgcaatatcatagcgagcaaaatagagtgtttttattcaaatgttattggtatgacacaactgacagaggaatcagagtagatcctcactatggtctcgttgaaatcaattcaaaagctagacaccgcaacgtaaacgacgtctttgttttcgcaaagcaatgccaacaagtttattacacatacaccccttcctttagaaaggaccgatcaagagttgattggttatccgttttaaaaacaaaacccaagggtcgtgtcgaggttgttcaggatgagaacgaagacacaagtgtgatagatgaagtctttcaagctagtgagttggttgaaccataccgagttgctccgtcgattgacttagaagaaaattcgaattttcgcgttttcaacgatagtcttgttgatgttgacgcagaggagttgaatgttgttctgagctccactagtggaaaaaagaatgttgttgaagaagatgataacgaaattgaagagtgcgatgaagctgatgataacaattcaatggaggacgaagatgaaaattccgactaa